From Nitratidesulfovibrio vulgaris str. Hildenborough, a single genomic window includes:
- a CDS encoding TraR/DksA family transcriptional regulator: MADIFDQASDYEARDREAAISAARNRLASGPGPEWIDGKPCCRECGEVIPEARVKALPGCGLCRECAEEMEGA; encoded by the coding sequence ATGGCCGATATTTTCGATCAGGCTTCTGACTATGAGGCGCGCGACCGCGAGGCGGCCATAAGTGCTGCCCGCAACAGGCTTGCTTCCGGCCCCGGGCCTGAGTGGATTGACGGTAAACCTTGCTGCCGTGAATGCGGCGAGGTCATTCCCGAAGCGCGGGTGAAGGCGCTTCCGGGGTGCGGCCTGTGCCGCGAATGCGCTGAAGAGATGGAAGGGGCCTGA
- a CDS encoding DUF2939 domain-containing protein: MPKLPKVSLPRIKLPSLPSIPYDKMPGWVTPQLLRRLTVALGACVFTGIAAAAAWHGYTASQPEYTLRQIEQALREHDTKRLAEAVDRDALTGGLVRELTKRQASPTANPVPDEQELTKAALAVLLQLTTPPAEAPKEESHASSGASTAHASDSNTLPPPPPIPGPVPEDLGPQIARHGLRLFARDGEIAIAATEVAHEKLGVEYPLRLAMRKGFWKWRVTEVANAEELRDIYGQRVADLKAAYRQSVEAFNARTRSQMASRLSISAAYAGLDTLTEANDRVLILRVEGLLGEMPPRKVGFTFRILDADGRPVHTLRLVMGTPLSHDGRFVESWPISLDMSRAEARALAQAKTPLRCEAEVHMMLLDNGTILQVRDM, from the coding sequence ATGCCAAAACTGCCCAAAGTCAGCCTGCCCCGCATCAAGCTGCCAAGCCTGCCCTCAATCCCCTATGACAAGATGCCGGGATGGGTCACCCCGCAGCTTCTCCGGCGCCTGACCGTTGCCCTCGGGGCGTGCGTCTTCACAGGCATCGCAGCTGCTGCAGCATGGCACGGCTATACGGCCTCACAACCCGAATACACGCTTCGGCAGATCGAACAGGCATTGCGTGAGCACGACACGAAACGTCTTGCCGAAGCAGTGGACCGCGACGCACTCACAGGCGGACTGGTACGTGAGCTGACAAAACGGCAGGCCTCTCCAACGGCGAATCCTGTTCCCGATGAGCAGGAACTGACGAAGGCGGCGCTGGCAGTCCTGCTGCAACTGACGACGCCCCCTGCCGAAGCACCCAAGGAAGAATCTCACGCCAGCAGCGGTGCGAGCACCGCGCATGCCAGTGACAGCAACACGCTTCCGCCCCCCCCGCCGATACCGGGCCCTGTGCCCGAAGACCTCGGCCCGCAGATTGCCAGACACGGTTTGAGGCTCTTCGCCCGGGATGGTGAAATCGCCATTGCGGCGACCGAAGTCGCCCATGAGAAGCTTGGGGTCGAGTATCCTCTGCGGCTTGCGATGAGAAAGGGGTTCTGGAAGTGGCGGGTCACTGAAGTTGCCAATGCGGAAGAGCTTCGTGACATCTATGGTCAGCGGGTCGCGGACCTGAAGGCGGCCTATCGGCAGTCGGTAGAGGCCTTCAATGCCCGTACACGCTCCCAGATGGCTTCACGCCTGTCCATTTCTGCCGCCTATGCAGGGCTCGACACCCTGACCGAAGCCAACGACAGGGTGCTCATCCTGCGCGTGGAGGGGCTCCTTGGCGAGATGCCTCCCCGCAAGGTGGGGTTCACGTTCCGCATCCTCGATGCCGACGGCAGGCCGGTGCACACGCTGCGCCTCGTCATGGGAACACCCCTTTCGCACGATGGACGGTTCGTCGAATCATGGCCCATCTCGCTGGACATGAGCAGGGCCGAAGCCCGGGCACTGGCACAGGCGAAGACCCCGCTACGTTGCGAGGCAGAAGTGCACATGATGCTGCTCGACAACGGCACCATTCTCCAGGTTCGTGACATGTAA
- a CDS encoding putative bifunctional lysylphosphatidylglycerol flippase/synthetase, whose translation MNRHLRSLGSFVVLCIFAGAAWLLYHEVRKYHLADIRQSIELIPDLRLLASFGLMIVNYLILVGYDALALKAIGRPLPLGKTALVSFVGCACSYNFGALLGGSSVRYRFYSAWGFTIPDVVRLVLMLAVTFWVGALGLAGLSFVIEPLPLPPGLGLPIDDVRPLGFALLAATTGYLLLTFFVRKPLHFFGREFALPCPKIAFAQTLTACADLVAAAGCLYMLMPSDLGLDFLTFLAVYLLATVVVVLTHVPGGAGVFELVILSLSQTTHPQAVIAALLAFRVIYYLLPLLFAALLLAGYEVQVRRHQAEKAFRDAGRWMWVLSHILLSYVTFAAGVILLLSGSIPPNKLLIAQSPLVVPPAVQEAAHILGSMAGAGLLLLSRGIERRLASVWKVVVTLLLTGMVCALLKGFDWHEAVLLSFALAGLLGSRRRFYRKSSLIREEYPLRWFFASAAVIGCAGAVALFAFGDAGTGIRGLWEAISDDAGAARAVRGIAAACAVMVAFTLRRLLLPLHKQ comes from the coding sequence ATGAACAGACATCTCCGCTCTCTCGGGTCGTTCGTCGTTCTCTGCATTTTCGCCGGTGCCGCATGGCTGCTCTACCACGAAGTTCGCAAATACCATCTTGCCGACATCCGACAAAGCATTGAACTCATTCCCGACCTGAGGCTTCTTGCCTCTTTCGGGCTCATGATCGTCAACTACCTCATCCTCGTGGGCTATGACGCCCTTGCGCTCAAGGCCATAGGGAGACCGCTGCCTCTCGGGAAGACGGCGCTGGTATCGTTCGTGGGCTGCGCATGCAGCTACAATTTCGGCGCACTGCTGGGCGGCAGTTCCGTCCGCTACCGCTTCTATTCGGCGTGGGGTTTCACCATCCCCGATGTCGTGCGGCTTGTGCTCATGCTGGCGGTCACCTTCTGGGTGGGCGCCCTCGGACTGGCGGGTCTATCATTCGTCATCGAACCATTGCCACTCCCACCGGGGCTTGGTCTGCCCATAGATGACGTGCGCCCTCTCGGTTTTGCCCTGCTTGCGGCGACGACAGGCTATCTTCTTCTGACATTCTTCGTTCGCAAGCCCCTGCATTTTTTTGGCAGGGAGTTCGCGCTCCCCTGTCCGAAAATCGCTTTCGCGCAGACACTGACGGCATGCGCCGACCTTGTGGCCGCCGCGGGCTGCCTCTACATGCTGATGCCGAGCGACCTCGGACTCGACTTTCTCACGTTTCTCGCCGTGTATCTGCTGGCCACAGTCGTGGTGGTCCTCACCCACGTTCCCGGCGGGGCGGGAGTCTTCGAACTTGTCATCCTCAGCCTTTCACAGACAACGCACCCGCAGGCCGTCATCGCGGCACTTCTGGCGTTCCGGGTCATCTACTACCTGCTGCCGCTCCTGTTCGCGGCGCTTCTGCTGGCGGGCTACGAAGTGCAGGTACGACGCCATCAGGCTGAAAAGGCATTTCGTGACGCAGGACGCTGGATGTGGGTACTCTCCCATATCCTGCTTTCGTATGTGACATTCGCGGCAGGTGTCATCCTGCTGCTTTCCGGCAGCATTCCCCCGAACAAGCTGCTCATCGCCCAGTCGCCCCTTGTCGTTCCGCCTGCAGTGCAGGAGGCCGCCCACATTCTTGGAAGCATGGCCGGGGCCGGACTCTTGCTGCTCTCACGCGGTATCGAGCGCCGCCTTGCGTCGGTATGGAAGGTCGTCGTCACCCTGCTGCTTACGGGCATGGTGTGCGCCCTGCTCAAGGGCTTCGACTGGCACGAGGCTGTACTCCTGTCGTTTGCCCTTGCAGGACTTCTGGGCTCACGCCGTCGGTTCTACCGGAAGTCTTCGCTCATCCGGGAAGAATATCCGCTTCGCTGGTTCTTCGCCTCCGCCGCCGTCATCGGTTGCGCTGGCGCGGTCGCACTCTTTGCCTTCGGCGATGCCGGTACAGGCATAAGGGGCCTATGGGAAGCCATCAGTGACGATGCCGGTGCTGCGCGTGCGGTGCGTGGCATCGCCGCCGCCTGTGCCGTCATGGTGGCCTTCACCCTGCGCCGACTGTTGCTGCCGCTGCATAAGCAGTAG
- the pyrR gene encoding bifunctional pyr operon transcriptional regulator/uracil phosphoribosyltransferase PyrR, whose protein sequence is MQSTVILDHDAMGRTIERLAYQVLERHGDCSSLMLVGIRRRGVDIAGRLGKVLADRLGCAPPEGALDINLYRDDWTTLSGKPAIGQSSMPCDLEGRDVLLVDDVLFTGRTIRAALEALLDYGRPRRVELLVLIDRGHRELPIHADYVGKVVPTSRTEQVDVLLAEHDGCDEVRLSHMA, encoded by the coding sequence ATGCAATCCACTGTTATCCTCGACCACGACGCCATGGGGCGTACCATCGAACGCCTCGCCTATCAGGTCCTCGAACGGCATGGCGACTGCTCCTCTCTGATGCTTGTGGGCATACGGCGGCGTGGTGTCGACATTGCCGGGCGCCTTGGCAAGGTGCTGGCCGACCGTCTCGGTTGTGCGCCTCCAGAAGGTGCTCTCGACATCAATCTCTATCGCGATGACTGGACGACCCTATCAGGCAAGCCCGCCATAGGTCAGTCGTCGATGCCGTGCGACCTTGAAGGGCGCGATGTGCTGCTGGTCGACGATGTGCTCTTCACTGGACGCACCATTCGGGCGGCACTCGAAGCCCTTCTCGATTATGGCAGACCGCGGCGCGTCGAGCTTCTCGTGCTCATCGACCGAGGCCATCGTGAGTTGCCCATCCATGCCGACTATGTCGGCAAGGTCGTTCCTACCTCGCGTACGGAGCAGGTGGATGTGTTGCTCGCCGAGCACGATGGATGCGACGAGGTGCGTCTGTCGCATATGGCATGA
- a CDS encoding C40 family peptidase: protein MQKTRYSSSCLFTSCLLALCVCFLSTGCVRQPTSSNSPEKAVSASASLADADDAGDASIFDAAAEEDATLADDVLADIAELDELLAEGTEDESDLIAGGMSPVPANQMEFGDGNAAYRLVNLALSQLGTRYRRGGTEPRTGFDCSGFTSWVYSTMGIDLPRSSQSQYLEGRKINKSQLQTGDLVFFQRKKRRISHVGIYLEDGKFIHSSSPGDTVKISRLDEPVWQRQWAGARRVIRY, encoded by the coding sequence ATGCAGAAGACGCGCTACTCATCATCCTGCCTGTTCACGTCATGCCTTCTGGCACTGTGCGTTTGCTTTCTTTCCACGGGCTGCGTGCGGCAGCCGACATCGAGCAATTCCCCCGAAAAGGCGGTGTCTGCCTCTGCATCCCTTGCCGATGCTGACGATGCCGGTGATGCCTCCATCTTCGATGCTGCGGCAGAAGAGGACGCCACGCTCGCCGATGATGTCCTCGCGGATATCGCCGAGCTGGATGAGCTTCTCGCCGAGGGGACAGAAGACGAGAGCGACCTCATCGCCGGAGGCATGAGCCCCGTACCGGCCAACCAGATGGAGTTCGGCGACGGAAACGCCGCCTACAGGCTTGTGAATCTGGCGCTCAGCCAACTGGGAACACGCTACAGAAGGGGTGGAACCGAACCCCGGACGGGCTTCGACTGCTCCGGGTTCACCTCATGGGTGTACAGCACGATGGGGATCGATCTCCCCAGAAGTTCACAAAGCCAGTATCTTGAAGGGCGCAAGATCAACAAGTCTCAGTTGCAGACAGGTGATCTTGTATTCTTCCAGCGCAAGAAGCGCAGAATATCGCATGTGGGCATCTACCTCGAAGACGGCAAGTTCATCCACAGCAGTTCCCCCGGCGACACCGTCAAGATTTCCCGGCTTGACGAGCCAGTGTGGCAACGTCAGTGGGCGGGGGCGCGTCGGGTGATACGCTACTAG
- the ilvC gene encoding ketol-acid reductoisomerase: protein MKVYYEKDANLEALKGKTVAIIGYGSQGHAHAQNLRDSGISVIVGQRPGGANYALAKEHGFEPVSAAEAAAKADLIMILLPDQVQAAVYEAEIKPNLKAGDALLFAHGFNIHFGQIEPPKDVDVFMIAPKGPGHLVRRTYTEGGGVPCLVAVHQDATGKAMEKALAYAKGVGGSRSGVIETTFREETETDLFGEQAVLCGGLSSLIKAGFETLVEAGYQPEIAYFECLHEVKLIVDLIYEGGLERMRYSISDTAEYGDYVTGKRIVTEETKKEMKKVLRDIQDGTFARNFILEAKAGYPGFKATRRLEAEHQIEKVGGELRGMMPWLKKKV from the coding sequence ATGAAGGTCTATTACGAGAAGGATGCGAATCTGGAGGCCCTGAAGGGCAAGACCGTCGCCATCATCGGTTACGGCAGCCAGGGTCACGCGCATGCCCAGAACCTGCGCGACTCCGGCATCAGCGTCATCGTCGGTCAGCGTCCCGGCGGCGCCAACTATGCGCTCGCCAAGGAACACGGCTTCGAACCCGTATCTGCCGCCGAAGCCGCCGCCAAGGCCGACCTCATCATGATCCTACTCCCCGACCAGGTACAGGCCGCCGTCTACGAAGCGGAGATCAAGCCCAATCTCAAGGCGGGAGACGCCTTGCTGTTCGCGCATGGTTTCAACATCCACTTCGGTCAGATCGAGCCGCCCAAGGACGTGGACGTGTTCATGATCGCCCCCAAGGGCCCCGGCCATCTCGTGCGTCGTACCTACACCGAAGGTGGCGGCGTGCCCTGCCTCGTGGCGGTGCATCAGGATGCCACGGGCAAGGCCATGGAGAAGGCCCTCGCCTACGCCAAGGGCGTGGGCGGCAGCCGCTCCGGTGTCATCGAGACCACCTTCCGCGAAGAGACCGAGACCGACCTTTTCGGCGAACAGGCCGTTCTTTGCGGTGGTCTCTCGTCGCTCATCAAGGCAGGTTTCGAGACGCTCGTGGAAGCGGGCTACCAGCCGGAGATCGCCTATTTCGAGTGCCTGCACGAAGTGAAGCTCATCGTCGACCTCATCTACGAGGGCGGCCTTGAGCGGATGCGCTACTCCATCAGTGACACCGCCGAATACGGCGATTACGTCACCGGCAAGCGCATCGTCACCGAAGAGACGAAGAAGGAGATGAAGAAGGTTCTGCGCGACATCCAGGACGGTACGTTCGCGCGTAACTTCATCCTTGAGGCCAAGGCCGGATACCCCGGCTTCAAGGCCACCCGTCGTCTCGAAGCAGAACACCAGATCGAGAAGGTCGGTGGTGAACTGCGCGGCATGATGCCGTGGCTCAAGAAGAAGGTCTAG
- a CDS encoding DUF167 domain-containing protein: MADRPAYVEAMGDGRWALLVWVQPGAKKDGLAGVADGRLRVRLSAPAVDNKANRGLERYMASLLGVRPARVSVASGQTSRRKRVVIESDAEPDWASLYETMQERNL, from the coding sequence ATGGCTGACCGCCCCGCCTACGTCGAGGCCATGGGTGACGGCCGCTGGGCCTTGCTCGTCTGGGTGCAGCCCGGCGCGAAGAAGGACGGCCTTGCGGGAGTGGCGGACGGCAGGCTGCGGGTGCGTCTCAGTGCCCCGGCAGTTGACAACAAGGCGAATAGAGGGCTTGAAAGATATATGGCTTCGTTGCTCGGGGTCAGACCGGCAAGGGTGTCGGTCGCATCCGGGCAGACAAGTCGCAGAAAGAGGGTTGTCATCGAATCGGACGCGGAGCCGGACTGGGCTTCGCTGTATGAGACAATGCAAGAACGCAACCTCTAG
- a CDS encoding substrate-binding periplasmic protein has product MRCGWLLGFLFLLSVLSYPRPAVAMTVLAEEYAPLSYSVDGQPRGFAVELFHELERRLALPPSDVTFMAWSRAYRLLLRGPRHAILFMGRTMEREDKVWFVGPIWVEDDYFYKKAGSHVAAATLDEARTVSRIGVVRDDFYQLRLQEMGFTNLDLGTSHEQGLRKLAQGRVDLVPMGELTAASQIANYPGLSMDSFERTDIHLLRSEMYIGFSRDMAWVEVERWQKALDHLRQDGTYDQILRKFVPQWRSR; this is encoded by the coding sequence ATGCGTTGCGGGTGGCTGCTCGGTTTCCTGTTCCTTTTGTCCGTACTCTCATATCCCCGTCCTGCCGTGGCGATGACGGTGCTGGCTGAAGAGTATGCTCCCCTGTCATACAGTGTAGACGGGCAGCCACGCGGTTTTGCCGTGGAGTTGTTCCACGAACTAGAACGGAGGCTGGCACTGCCGCCTTCGGATGTGACGTTCATGGCGTGGAGCAGGGCCTACCGCCTTCTTTTGCGTGGACCGCGTCATGCCATCCTCTTCATGGGCAGAACCATGGAGCGCGAGGACAAGGTCTGGTTCGTCGGTCCCATCTGGGTCGAAGACGACTACTTCTACAAGAAGGCGGGTAGCCACGTTGCCGCTGCGACGCTCGATGAGGCTCGCACCGTATCCCGTATCGGGGTCGTCCGTGACGATTTCTACCAGTTGCGTTTGCAGGAGATGGGGTTCACCAATCTTGACCTCGGCACCAGCCATGAACAGGGGCTGCGGAAGCTCGCCCAAGGGCGTGTCGACCTTGTGCCCATGGGGGAACTTACGGCAGCCAGCCAGATAGCGAACTACCCCGGACTTTCCATGGATTCGTTCGAACGGACGGACATCCACCTGCTCAGGTCCGAGATGTACATCGGGTTCTCACGTGACATGGCATGGGTTGAGGTCGAAAGGTGGCAGAAAGCGCTCGACCATCTGCGACAGGACGGAACCTATGACCAGATTCTGCGCAAGTTCGTCCCACAATGGCGTTCCCGCTGA
- the ilvN gene encoding acetolactate synthase small subunit yields MRHVLSVLVENEPGVLSRVAGLFSGRGFNIESLNVAPTLDRGVSLMTISTRGDEQVKEQIVKQLRKLVTVIKVVDFEGLATVEREMVIVKVQAEDTRRAEVLRIADIFRCKVVDVSLNDLTLEATGDHGKIEAIISLLQKFGIKEVARTGTVALRRSMQPEI; encoded by the coding sequence GTGCGTCACGTCCTTTCCGTCCTCGTCGAAAACGAACCCGGTGTGCTCTCCCGCGTGGCGGGGCTTTTCAGCGGTCGCGGCTTCAATATCGAATCGCTCAACGTCGCCCCCACGCTCGACCGTGGGGTGTCGCTCATGACCATCTCGACCAGAGGCGACGAGCAGGTCAAGGAACAGATAGTCAAACAGCTTCGAAAGCTGGTCACCGTCATCAAGGTGGTTGACTTCGAGGGGCTTGCCACCGTAGAGCGTGAGATGGTTATCGTGAAGGTGCAGGCAGAAGATACGCGGCGCGCAGAAGTGCTGCGCATCGCCGACATCTTCAGATGCAAGGTCGTGGATGTAAGCCTGAATGACCTGACCCTCGAGGCAACGGGCGACCATGGCAAGATAGAGGCGATCATCAGCCTCTTGCAGAAGTTCGGCATCAAGGAAGTTGCGCGCACGGGCACCGTAGCCCTACGCCGTTCCATGCAGCCCGAAATCTAG
- a CDS encoding DUF4910 domain-containing protein, which yields MYKWACDLFPVCRSLTGDGVRTTLDYLGNVMGGLGLHEIPSGAACFDWNVPDEWNIRSAFVMDENGNKVIDFARNNLHVVGYSEPVDVTLSLDELQQHLHSLEEQPDAIPYVTSYYRRTWGFCLSHNERMALRPGNYRVVIDSTLAPGFMTYGDVVIPGRSEKTVLLTSYVCHPSMANNELSGPVLLAALARLLRSRENRLTYRLILVPETIGTIYYLSRHLEELKRTVIAGFVLSCVGDDRDYSYLPSRRGNTLADRVLRHVLDAYHPGYSRYTFLDRASDERQYNSPGVDLPVIPFARSLYRRYPEYHTSLDDLSVISPEGLQHSFETMLRCIDIMEGNQTYKCNCLCEPQLGKRGLYPTTSVKNGYGDAVRITIDSLAYCDGQTDVLGIAEAIGIPADRCIPIMERLAQGGVLSCVTD from the coding sequence ATGTACAAGTGGGCGTGTGATCTGTTTCCGGTGTGCAGAAGTCTCACCGGAGATGGTGTCCGAACGACGCTGGACTACCTTGGAAATGTCATGGGTGGGCTCGGGTTGCATGAGATTCCTTCAGGAGCTGCATGCTTCGACTGGAATGTCCCGGATGAATGGAACATCCGTTCAGCATTCGTCATGGATGAGAACGGGAACAAGGTCATCGATTTCGCCCGCAACAACCTGCACGTCGTCGGTTATTCCGAGCCTGTGGATGTCACACTCTCTCTTGATGAACTCCAGCAGCATCTTCATTCGCTCGAAGAACAGCCCGATGCCATCCCCTATGTGACATCCTACTACCGCCGTACATGGGGGTTCTGTCTCAGCCACAACGAGCGTATGGCGTTGCGCCCCGGCAACTACCGTGTGGTCATCGACAGCACGCTTGCGCCCGGATTCATGACCTACGGTGATGTCGTCATCCCGGGGCGTTCAGAAAAGACGGTGCTGCTGACAAGCTATGTCTGTCACCCTTCCATGGCCAATAACGAACTTTCCGGTCCCGTGCTGCTGGCGGCCCTTGCACGGCTGTTGCGGTCGCGTGAAAACAGGCTGACGTACCGTCTCATTCTGGTGCCGGAGACCATCGGTACCATCTACTATCTGAGCAGACATCTAGAAGAACTCAAGCGTACTGTCATCGCCGGGTTCGTACTCAGTTGCGTGGGTGACGACCGCGACTACTCGTACCTGCCATCACGTCGAGGCAACACTCTCGCAGACAGGGTGTTGCGACACGTACTCGACGCCTACCATCCGGGTTACAGCCGCTATACCTTTCTCGACAGGGCGAGTGATGAGCGGCAGTACAACAGCCCCGGTGTTGACCTGCCCGTTATTCCGTTTGCAAGAAGTCTGTACAGACGCTACCCCGAATACCACACATCCCTTGATGACCTTTCCGTCATCTCTCCCGAAGGGTTGCAGCATTCTTTCGAGACGATGTTGCGCTGCATCGACATCATGGAAGGCAATCAGACCTACAAATGCAACTGTCTCTGTGAACCGCAACTCGGCAAGCGCGGTCTCTATCCCACGACATCGGTCAAGAACGGCTATGGTGACGCCGTACGTATCACCATAGATTCTTTGGCTTATTGCGATGGTCAGACAGATGTTCTTGGCATCGCGGAGGCCATCGGCATACCTGCAGACAGGTGCATCCCCATCATGGAACGCCTCGCGCAGGGGGGCGTGCTCTCCTGTGTGACCGACTGA
- the ilvB gene encoding biosynthetic-type acetolactate synthase large subunit yields the protein MQLNGAQILLECLKKEGVDVFFGYPGGAVIDIYDEIPRHPELHHVLVRHEQAAVHAADGYARASGKVGVCLVTSGPGATNTVTGIATAYSDSIPVVILTGQVPTPLIGNDAFQEVDIVGITRPCTKHNYLVRDVKELATVVRQAFYLARTGRPGPVLVDLPKDVMQAKTDFVWPEDVSMRSYNPTYKPNLNQIRRAADAFFEAERPLLFVGGGVVMSDASEELGWFARTLRIPVASTLMGLGAFPGDDPLWLGMLGMHGTYAANKAVNNADLIVAVGARFDDRVTGRLSAFASKARIIHIDIDPTSIRKNVQVGIPVVGDCRQSLANIREILVPRLEEKDWGAAHARWLEQLASWRVEQPLGFSREGGIKPQQVIEQLFAITRGDAIITTEVGQNQMWTAQFYTFRKPRTLITSGGLGTMGYGFPAAIGAQFAFPDKLVVDVAGDGSIQMNIQELATAVCNKLPVKILILNNGYLGMVRQWQELFYQRNYCSTCMDAQPDFVKLAEAYGAEGYRITEVESLESTLREALASPHPAIIDVRVEREENVYPMVPAGAALDEMLLV from the coding sequence ATGCAACTGAACGGGGCCCAGATCCTGCTCGAATGTCTCAAGAAGGAAGGCGTGGACGTCTTCTTCGGCTACCCCGGCGGGGCTGTCATCGACATCTATGACGAGATTCCCCGCCACCCCGAATTGCACCACGTGCTGGTGCGCCATGAGCAGGCAGCGGTCCATGCGGCAGACGGTTACGCCAGAGCCTCGGGCAAGGTGGGCGTCTGCCTCGTGACATCCGGTCCCGGTGCCACCAACACCGTCACCGGTATCGCCACAGCCTATAGCGACTCCATCCCGGTGGTCATCCTTACCGGGCAGGTGCCAACGCCGCTCATCGGCAATGACGCCTTCCAGGAAGTGGACATCGTGGGTATCACGCGTCCGTGCACCAAGCACAACTATCTCGTGCGCGACGTGAAGGAACTCGCAACGGTCGTGCGTCAGGCCTTCTACCTTGCCCGTACGGGCAGGCCGGGCCCCGTTCTTGTCGACCTTCCCAAGGACGTCATGCAGGCGAAGACGGATTTCGTCTGGCCTGAAGACGTGTCCATGCGAAGCTACAACCCGACGTACAAGCCCAACCTCAACCAGATTCGCCGGGCTGCCGACGCCTTCTTCGAGGCCGAACGCCCTCTGCTTTTCGTAGGCGGCGGCGTGGTCATGTCCGACGCCAGCGAGGAACTCGGCTGGTTTGCGCGCACCTTGCGTATTCCCGTGGCTTCAACGCTCATGGGGCTTGGCGCCTTTCCGGGCGATGACCCCCTGTGGCTTGGGATGCTGGGGATGCACGGCACCTATGCCGCCAACAAGGCCGTCAACAATGCCGACCTCATCGTGGCGGTGGGGGCGCGTTTCGACGACCGCGTGACGGGGCGCCTGTCAGCCTTCGCCTCGAAGGCACGCATCATCCACATCGACATCGACCCGACGTCCATCCGCAAGAATGTTCAGGTGGGCATTCCGGTCGTGGGCGATTGCCGGCAGTCGCTCGCCAACATACGCGAGATACTCGTGCCGCGCCTTGAGGAGAAGGACTGGGGGGCGGCCCATGCGCGCTGGCTCGAGCAGCTTGCCTCGTGGCGTGTCGAACAGCCGCTCGGCTTTTCGCGCGAGGGGGGCATCAAGCCCCAGCAGGTCATCGAACAGCTTTTCGCCATCACTCGCGGTGACGCCATCATCACCACGGAGGTGGGGCAGAACCAGATGTGGACGGCGCAGTTCTACACTTTCCGCAAGCCGCGTACGCTCATCACCTCGGGTGGACTCGGTACCATGGGGTACGGTTTTCCCGCGGCCATAGGGGCGCAGTTCGCCTTTCCGGACAAGCTTGTCGTCGACGTGGCGGGAGACGGTTCCATCCAGATGAACATCCAGGAACTCGCCACGGCGGTATGCAACAAGCTGCCGGTGAAGATACTCATCCTCAACAATGGCTATCTGGGCATGGTGCGCCAGTGGCAGGAGCTTTTCTACCAGCGCAACTACTGTTCCACATGCATGGATGCGCAGCCTGATTTCGTGAAGCTGGCCGAAGCCTACGGGGCTGAAGGCTATCGCATCACCGAGGTGGAAAGCCTTGAATCCACCCTGCGCGAGGCCCTTGCGTCGCCGCATCCGGCCATCATCGATGTCCGCGTCGAACGTGAGGAGAATGTCTACCCCATGGTGCCCGCAGGCGCGGCGCTCGATGAAATGCTGCTGGTGTAG
- a CDS encoding IscA/HesB family protein: protein MFELTDNARKELEAYFADKQKTPIRVYLAPGGUSGPRLALALDEPNESDNVFKEGDFTFCVNSDLLSQIESVRIDLTYMGFQVEPGKPLAGGGGSCGGCGSSSSCCS, encoded by the coding sequence ATGTTCGAGCTTACTGATAACGCCCGCAAGGAGCTTGAAGCCTACTTTGCGGACAAGCAGAAGACCCCCATTCGCGTCTATCTCGCCCCCGGCGGCTGAAGCGGCCCCCGGCTGGCATTGGCTCTGGATGAGCCGAACGAGAGCGACAATGTTTTCAAGGAAGGCGACTTCACCTTCTGCGTGAATAGCGATCTGCTGAGCCAGATTGAATCTGTCCGCATCGACCTCACCTACATGGGTTTCCAGGTCGAACCCGGAAAGCCGCTTGCAGGCGGCGGTGGAAGCTGCGGCGGATGCGGCAGCTCAAGCAGCTGCTGCTCGTAG